In Tautonia rosea, a single window of DNA contains:
- a CDS encoding family 16 glycoside hydrolase: MSRPFSRPTAMLGASAAVVLALLLGGAVLPTQDEGGFESLFNGKDLSGWEGNPALWSVEDGLLTGRTSADSPLQYNQFLIHRGEPVRNFELQATFRLMGDNNSGVQYRSKQLPDAGSFVVGGYQADIHPNPAYNGMLYDERGRGIVAQSGQRVVVTADGEKKVEGRTESERPELDLSDWNELTIIARGNTLVHKLNGKTVAEITDNQESERELEGILALQVHAGPPMTVQFKDIKLRRFDDADAQAAAAPARKKARRKVQVPPPGQKATDADLLKVADGFKVELLHSVPAETQGSWVSMAVDPEGRLIVSDQYGKLFRVTVPPIGEGGEVVVEPIDVNIGEAQGLLWAFDSLYVMVNRGGQYESGLYRVQDTNGDGDLDTVTQLRQLQGGGEHGPHAIIPSPEGDALFVICGNATQLTNFQATRVPPVWGEDHLLPRMPDGNGFMANVLGPGGAIYKVDPAGETWELISVGYRNPYDIAFNRQGELFTYDADMEWDINTPWYRPTRVNHAVSGSDYGWRNGTGKWPSYYLDSLPAAVDIGPGSPTGIVFGYGAKFPEKYQNALYICDWSYGKLYAVHLEPDGSSYTGTAEEFITGTPLALTDLVINPKDGAMYFAVGGRRTTSGLYRVTYDGDESTAPAAVADDSGSELRALRKQLEAFLGRQDPAAIDLAWENLDHDDRFVRFAARAALEFQDPGAWSDRALAEEDPRAATNALLALVRVSAPDPFHRRPTDPPVDMLLKQRVQDALDRAAQSWDELSYSEKLDLLRVYSVFFNRMGPPDDRTRAELIARFDAVYPGSGVELNTDLGRLLVYLQSPTAAPKTVALLEAAPTQEEQIDYAMMLRKLQPGWTPELRERYFRWFLKAANYRGGSSFANFVRNIKNEAVEALTEAERVALQPIIEAQPEAAKIATVQRPFVKEWSLEELTGLIEDGLGGGRDYDRGRRLFAETSCFSCHRYAGEGGAVGPDLTGIAGRFSPRDLLESILVPSKEVSDQYSAVMIATDDGRVVTGRIVNLNADNLMIMTNMLEPNALEGVARSRIEEMQASPVSMMPEGLLNTLEQDEILDLLAYLLSRGDREAEMFD, translated from the coding sequence ATGTCCCGACCGTTCTCCCGACCGACCGCCATGCTCGGCGCGTCGGCCGCCGTCGTCTTGGCTCTCCTTCTGGGAGGAGCCGTCCTACCCACGCAGGACGAAGGCGGGTTTGAATCCCTCTTCAATGGCAAAGATCTCTCCGGATGGGAGGGTAACCCGGCTCTCTGGTCCGTGGAAGACGGCCTGTTGACGGGTCGAACCTCCGCCGACTCACCGCTTCAATATAATCAGTTCTTGATTCACCGCGGCGAGCCTGTCCGGAATTTCGAGCTGCAAGCTACCTTCCGCCTCATGGGCGACAATAATTCCGGCGTCCAGTACCGCAGCAAGCAGCTCCCCGACGCGGGAAGCTTTGTCGTCGGCGGCTACCAGGCCGACATCCATCCGAACCCCGCCTACAACGGAATGCTCTACGACGAGCGCGGACGCGGCATCGTGGCTCAGAGCGGCCAGCGCGTCGTCGTCACCGCGGACGGTGAAAAGAAAGTTGAGGGCCGGACCGAATCCGAACGCCCCGAACTCGACCTCAGTGACTGGAACGAGCTGACGATCATCGCCCGAGGCAACACACTCGTCCACAAGCTCAACGGCAAGACCGTCGCCGAGATCACCGACAATCAGGAATCTGAGCGTGAGCTGGAAGGAATCCTCGCCCTTCAGGTCCACGCCGGTCCTCCCATGACCGTCCAGTTCAAGGACATCAAGCTCCGACGCTTCGACGACGCCGACGCCCAGGCTGCTGCGGCTCCCGCCCGAAAGAAGGCCCGCCGCAAGGTTCAGGTTCCCCCTCCCGGTCAGAAGGCGACCGACGCCGATCTGCTCAAGGTCGCCGACGGCTTCAAGGTCGAGCTGCTCCACTCCGTCCCGGCCGAAACACAGGGCTCCTGGGTTTCGATGGCCGTCGATCCCGAAGGACGCCTCATCGTTTCCGACCAGTACGGCAAGCTGTTCCGCGTCACCGTCCCCCCGATCGGCGAGGGCGGCGAGGTCGTCGTCGAGCCGATTGACGTGAACATCGGCGAAGCTCAGGGTCTGCTCTGGGCTTTCGACAGTCTCTACGTGATGGTCAACCGAGGTGGCCAGTACGAGAGCGGCCTCTATCGGGTCCAGGACACCAACGGCGACGGCGATCTCGACACGGTCACGCAGCTTCGCCAGCTCCAGGGCGGCGGCGAGCACGGTCCCCACGCCATTATCCCCAGCCCCGAGGGAGATGCCCTGTTCGTCATCTGCGGCAACGCCACCCAGCTGACCAACTTCCAGGCCACCCGCGTTCCCCCCGTCTGGGGAGAAGATCACCTCTTGCCCCGGATGCCCGACGGAAACGGCTTCATGGCCAACGTCCTCGGCCCCGGAGGGGCGATCTACAAGGTCGATCCCGCCGGCGAGACCTGGGAACTCATCTCCGTCGGCTACCGAAACCCCTACGACATCGCCTTCAATCGCCAGGGAGAGTTGTTCACCTACGACGCCGACATGGAGTGGGATATCAACACCCCTTGGTATCGGCCGACTCGCGTCAACCATGCCGTCAGCGGTTCCGATTACGGCTGGCGCAACGGTACCGGCAAGTGGCCGTCCTATTACCTCGATAGCCTGCCCGCCGCCGTCGACATCGGCCCCGGCTCTCCCACAGGCATCGTCTTCGGTTATGGGGCGAAGTTCCCCGAGAAGTATCAGAACGCCCTCTACATCTGCGACTGGAGCTACGGGAAGCTCTACGCCGTGCATCTCGAACCCGATGGCTCCTCCTACACCGGCACCGCCGAGGAATTCATCACCGGCACCCCCTTGGCGCTGACCGACCTGGTCATCAATCCCAAGGACGGCGCGATGTACTTTGCCGTCGGGGGGCGTCGGACCACGTCCGGCCTCTACCGCGTGACCTACGACGGAGACGAATCGACTGCCCCCGCCGCCGTGGCCGACGACTCCGGCTCCGAACTCCGTGCCCTTCGAAAGCAGCTCGAAGCCTTCCTGGGCCGACAAGATCCGGCCGCCATCGACCTCGCCTGGGAGAACCTCGACCACGACGATCGCTTCGTTCGCTTCGCCGCCCGGGCGGCCCTCGAGTTCCAGGACCCGGGCGCCTGGTCCGATCGTGCCCTGGCCGAAGAAGACCCCCGAGCCGCGACGAACGCCCTGCTCGCCCTCGTCCGCGTCTCGGCTCCTGACCCCTTCCACCGCCGCCCGACCGATCCTCCGGTCGACATGCTCTTGAAGCAGCGGGTTCAGGACGCCCTCGACCGCGCGGCCCAGTCTTGGGATGAACTCAGCTATTCCGAGAAGCTCGACTTGCTTCGGGTCTACTCGGTCTTCTTCAATCGCATGGGACCGCCCGACGACCGGACCCGAGCCGAACTCATCGCCCGCTTCGATGCCGTCTACCCGGGTTCCGGCGTGGAGTTGAACACCGACCTCGGCCGGTTGCTCGTCTATCTCCAGTCGCCGACCGCCGCGCCCAAGACTGTCGCCTTGCTCGAAGCGGCCCCAACGCAGGAAGAACAGATCGACTACGCCATGATGCTCCGCAAGCTCCAGCCCGGCTGGACTCCCGAGCTTCGCGAGCGCTACTTCCGCTGGTTCCTCAAAGCCGCGAACTACCGAGGCGGTTCGAGCTTCGCCAACTTCGTCCGTAACATCAAGAACGAGGCCGTTGAAGCCCTCACCGAAGCCGAGCGCGTTGCGCTCCAGCCCATCATCGAGGCCCAGCCCGAAGCCGCCAAAATCGCGACCGTTCAGCGCCCGTTCGTCAAAGAATGGTCGCTTGAGGAACTGACCGGCTTGATCGAGGACGGTCTGGGAGGCGGACGCGACTACGACCGTGGTCGCCGTCTCTTTGCCGAGACCTCTTGCTTCTCCTGCCACCGATACGCCGGGGAAGGGGGGGCCGTCGGCCCCGACCTGACCGGCATTGCCGGGCGTTTCAGCCCTCGCGACCTCCTTGAGTCGATCCTCGTCCCGAGCAAGGAGGTCAGCGACCAGTACTCCGCCGTCATGATCGCCACCGACGACGGCCGGGTTGTCACCGGTCGGATCGTCAACCTTAACGCCGACAACCTCATGATCATGACCAACATGCTTGAACCCAACGCCCTCGAAGGCGTGGCCCGCTCTCGGATCGAGGAGATGCAGGCCTCCCCCGTTTCCATGATGCCCGAGGGCCTGCTCAATACCCTGGAGCAGGACGAGATCCTCGACCTCCTCGCCTACCTCCTCTCCCGAGGAGACCGCGAAGCCGAGATGTTCGACTGA
- a CDS encoding histone deacetylase family protein, translated as MVPLIYHPRFNITAFGLERLHPFDSQKYRHIHDALVARGLRRPSDFTRPSPVTQADLLKVHTPEYLRSLRRSEVLARILEVPVVRRIPTWLLDRRVLRPMRYAVGGTLLACRLALEHGVAINLGGGYHHAGSDRGGGFSAYADVPLGALILHEEGRIGRVLVVDLDVHQGDGTASVFRNWSWASILDLYEDDLFPFPKEPVDVPLPVPAGLSGIEYLDIVRDHLPGSFDAHRPDLIIYNAGSDPFEGDPLARLRLSGNDLAERDLLVVTMARERGIPVAMVLSGGYSPQSWRIHTDAIEGILTRFDPA; from the coding sequence ATGGTCCCCCTCATTTACCACCCCCGCTTCAACATCACGGCCTTCGGTCTGGAGCGGCTCCATCCCTTCGATAGCCAGAAATACCGCCACATCCATGACGCCCTCGTCGCCCGGGGCCTCAGACGCCCCAGCGACTTCACCAGGCCGAGCCCCGTTACCCAGGCCGACCTCCTGAAGGTCCACACCCCGGAATATCTGCGGTCCTTACGCCGCTCCGAAGTCCTCGCCCGCATCCTGGAAGTGCCCGTCGTCCGGCGGATTCCCACCTGGTTGCTGGACCGGCGGGTCCTTCGTCCCATGCGATATGCCGTCGGCGGGACGCTCCTTGCTTGCCGACTGGCCCTGGAGCACGGGGTCGCCATCAACCTCGGCGGCGGCTATCACCATGCGGGTTCCGACCGGGGCGGTGGCTTCAGTGCCTATGCCGACGTGCCCCTGGGAGCCTTGATCCTTCATGAGGAGGGACGAATCGGTCGCGTGCTGGTCGTCGATCTCGACGTTCACCAGGGGGACGGCACTGCCTCCGTCTTCCGGAACTGGTCGTGGGCATCGATCCTCGACCTTTACGAGGACGACCTCTTCCCGTTCCCGAAGGAGCCAGTGGACGTGCCATTGCCGGTGCCGGCTGGGTTGTCGGGGATCGAGTATCTTGACATCGTCCGGGACCACCTGCCCGGTTCCTTCGACGCCCATCGACCCGATCTGATCATCTACAACGCTGGCTCCGACCCCTTCGAGGGGGACCCACTGGCCCGGCTTCGGCTCTCGGGGAACGACCTTGCCGAGCGGGACTTGCTGGTGGTCACTATGGCCCGGGAGCGGGGCATCCCCGTGGCGATGGTGCTCTCAGGCGGCTATTCCCCGCAGTCCTGGCGCATCCACACCGATGCCATTGAGGGCATCCTGACAAGGTTCGACCCGGCATGA
- a CDS encoding serine hydroxymethyltransferase: protein MTFLSDRDPEVFDAIVAEERRQRDELELIASENYTSRAVMEAVGSVLTNKYAEGLPGRRYYGGCEHVDTTERLAIARAKQLFGADHANVQPHSGASANLAVYFAALEIGDTVLAMDLAHGGHLTHGMPLNYSGRWYQTIGYGVDRDTERLDYDAIARLAHEHRPKLILAGASAYSRIIDFDRIAEVARDVGALFMVDMAHIAGLVASGLHPNPVPVADFVTSTTHKTLRGPRGGITMCRADWAKKIDMAVFPGLQGGPLEHVIAGKAVCFGEALSDDFKAYSAQVIANARALGEELARGGFRLISGGTDNHLILIDVSTKGLTGKIAEAALGRAGITVNKNLIPFDPRKPLDPSGIRIGTPALTTRGMKEDAIQQVGSWIVAALDAPDDESLIHRIRGEIAEFTRDYPVPSDTPAPATV from the coding sequence ATGACGTTTCTTTCCGACCGTGACCCCGAGGTCTTTGACGCCATCGTTGCCGAGGAACGCCGCCAGCGCGACGAGCTGGAGCTGATCGCCTCGGAAAATTACACCAGCCGGGCCGTGATGGAAGCCGTTGGGTCGGTCCTCACCAACAAGTACGCCGAAGGGCTCCCGGGTCGCCGCTACTACGGCGGTTGCGAGCACGTCGACACGACCGAACGCCTTGCGATCGCACGCGCCAAGCAACTGTTCGGAGCCGATCACGCCAACGTCCAGCCGCACTCCGGGGCCTCGGCGAATCTGGCTGTCTACTTCGCTGCCCTCGAAATCGGCGACACCGTGCTGGCGATGGACCTGGCCCACGGCGGCCACCTGACCCACGGCATGCCCCTGAACTACTCCGGACGCTGGTACCAGACCATCGGCTACGGCGTCGATCGTGACACCGAACGGCTCGACTACGACGCCATCGCCCGCCTGGCCCACGAACACCGGCCGAAGCTCATCCTGGCCGGAGCCAGCGCCTACTCCCGGATCATCGATTTCGATCGCATTGCCGAGGTTGCCCGCGACGTCGGGGCCCTGTTCATGGTCGACATGGCCCACATCGCCGGCCTGGTCGCCTCGGGATTGCACCCCAACCCCGTCCCAGTGGCCGACTTCGTCACGTCGACGACGCACAAGACCCTGCGAGGCCCCCGAGGCGGGATCACCATGTGCCGCGCCGACTGGGCCAAGAAGATCGACATGGCGGTCTTCCCCGGCCTTCAGGGCGGCCCCCTCGAACACGTCATCGCCGGCAAGGCCGTTTGCTTCGGCGAGGCCCTGTCCGACGACTTCAAGGCTTATTCTGCCCAGGTCATCGCCAACGCCCGGGCCCTCGGCGAGGAACTTGCCCGCGGCGGCTTCCGGCTCATCTCGGGAGGGACCGACAACCACCTGATCCTCATCGACGTCTCCACCAAGGGTCTCACCGGCAAGATCGCCGAGGCCGCACTCGGCCGTGCCGGGATCACCGTGAACAAGAACCTCATTCCGTTCGATCCCCGCAAGCCGCTCGACCCGAGCGGCATCCGGATCGGCACCCCCGCCCTCACTACCCGAGGGATGAAGGAAGATGCCATTCAGCAGGTCGGATCCTGGATTGTCGCCGCGCTCGATGCCCCGGACGACGAATCCCTCATCCATCGAATCCGGGGAGAGATCGCCGAGTTTACCCGCGATTACCCGGTACCAAGCGACACCCCTGCCCCCGCCACCGTCTGA
- a CDS encoding phosphoadenylyl-sulfate reductase: MTVEAPPNLKVDLAEASQRLESASAWEVLRWSVETFGSKLTMATAFGPEGCAILHMLSHVDPDRQVRVFNLDTGYQFPETLRLRDRIAERYGIEVELVRADSTVAEFEAANGGPVYSREPDRCCFERKIVPLRRAVVGYDAWISSIRADQSDHRAKANVVGWDKKFDLVKVNPLLRWSRRDVWAFVVANSIPYNPLHDQGYPSIGCWPCTRPVAEGETDERAGRWAGQAKTECGLHSLDSSQL, encoded by the coding sequence ATGACGGTCGAAGCGCCCCCGAATCTGAAGGTGGATCTGGCGGAAGCGAGCCAACGATTGGAATCCGCTTCGGCCTGGGAGGTCCTCCGCTGGTCGGTTGAGACCTTCGGGTCGAAGCTGACCATGGCCACCGCGTTCGGTCCTGAAGGATGTGCGATCCTCCACATGTTGTCGCACGTCGATCCTGATCGACAGGTCCGCGTCTTCAACCTCGATACCGGCTACCAGTTTCCCGAAACGCTTCGCCTCCGCGACCGCATTGCCGAGCGCTACGGGATTGAGGTCGAACTGGTCCGGGCCGACTCAACCGTCGCCGAATTTGAGGCTGCCAATGGTGGTCCGGTCTACTCGCGAGAGCCGGATCGCTGCTGCTTCGAGCGGAAGATCGTACCGCTGCGCCGCGCGGTGGTCGGTTACGACGCCTGGATTTCCTCCATCCGCGCCGATCAGTCGGATCACCGAGCGAAAGCGAATGTGGTCGGCTGGGATAAGAAGTTCGACCTGGTGAAGGTCAATCCCTTGCTTCGCTGGTCGCGTCGGGATGTCTGGGCGTTTGTCGTGGCCAACTCGATCCCGTACAACCCCCTGCACGATCAGGGCTATCCTTCCATTGGCTGCTGGCCGTGCACACGTCCGGTCGCTGAAGGGGAAACCGACGAACGAGCCGGCCGCTGGGCGGGGCAGGCCAAAACCGAATGTGGATTGCACTCGCTCGACAGTAGCCAACTCTAA
- a CDS encoding RrF2 family transcriptional regulator gives MKLSAKAEYACLAMLALARHRPDEPPMRIREIAESQGIPERYLVQILLHLKGAGLVSSVRGASGGYRLTKSPDRISIGEVLLAIDGPEEPHREPQAPEARALASVWEEIRRAEQSVLERITLADVAERTAPRDWVI, from the coding sequence ATGAAACTCTCCGCGAAAGCCGAATATGCCTGTCTGGCAATGCTTGCCCTCGCCCGTCATCGGCCTGACGAACCCCCGATGCGCATCCGGGAAATCGCCGAAAGCCAGGGAATTCCCGAACGCTATCTCGTCCAGATCTTGCTCCATCTCAAAGGAGCTGGTCTGGTCTCCAGCGTCCGAGGCGCGTCAGGAGGCTACCGGTTAACGAAGTCTCCTGATCGGATCTCGATCGGTGAAGTCCTGCTCGCAATTGATGGGCCCGAAGAACCACACCGAGAGCCCCAGGCTCCCGAGGCCCGGGCGCTCGCCTCGGTCTGGGAGGAGATTCGACGCGCCGAGCAATCCGTGCTCGAACGAATCACCCTGGCCGATGTCGCCGAGCGGACGGCGCCCCGAGACTGGGTCATCTGA